From one Dromaius novaehollandiae isolate bDroNov1 unplaced genomic scaffold, bDroNov1.hap1 HAP1_SCAFFOLD_249, whole genome shotgun sequence genomic stretch:
- the LOC135326667 gene encoding lutropin subunit beta-like, producing the protein MAMAVVVFVATAMAVVVLVAMAMAVRVMLFLVAVAMAVVVVMLFLVAVAMLVVVLVATAMAGGLLLLVAMAMAGGVLLLVAMATGLLPGILVAMATVLVLAALLGAGGAGGGPTALGVPLGVPLGVPAALGVPPGRPPCRPVNVTVAAEKDECPQCLAVTTTACGGYCRTREPVYRSPLGAPAQAACGYGALRYERLALPGCPPGADPAVAVPVALSCRCARCPMATADCTVAGLGPAFCGAPAGFAPQ; encoded by the exons ATGGCGATGGCGGTGGTGGTCTTCGTCGCCACGGCGATGGCGGTGGTGGTCCTCGTCGCCATGGCGATGGCCGTGCGGGTGATGCTCTTCCTCGTCGCCGTGGCGATGGCCGTGGTGGTGGTGATGCTCTTCCTCGTCGCCGTGGCGATGCTGGTGGTGGTCCTCGTCGCCACGGCGATGGCGGGGGGGCTGCTCCTCCTCGTCGCCATGGCGATGGCCGGGGGGGTGCTCCTCCTCGTCGCCATGGCGACGGGGCTCCTCCCCGGCATCCTCGTCGCCATGGCGACG gtgctggtgctggcggccctgctgggggccgggggggccggggggggccccacGGCCCTGGGGGTCCCGCTGGGGGTCCCGCTGGGGGTCCCGGCGGCCCTGGGGgtcccccccgggcgccccccgtGTCGCCCCGTCAACGTGACGGTGGCGGCCGAGAAGGACGAGTGTCCCCAGTGCCTGGCCGTGACCACGACGGCCTGCGGGGGCTACTGCCGCACCCGG gaGCCCGTGTACCGCAGCCCGCTGGGGGCCCCGGCGCAGGCGGCCTGCGGCTATGGGGCCCTGCGCTACGAGCGCCTGGCGCTGCCCGGGTGCCCCCCCGGCGCGGACCCCGCCGTCGCCGTCCCCGTGGCCCTGAGCTGCCGCTGCGCCCGCTGCCCCATGGCCACCGCCGACTGCACCGTCGCCGGCCTGGGGCCCGCCTTCTGCGGAGCCCCCGCCGGCTTCGCCCCCCAATAa